In Desulfovibrio inopinatus DSM 10711, the DNA window AAGGGGTGGGGTTTGGGGAGGGGAAAGAACCCTTTTTCCAAAAAGGGTTTTTCCCCTCCCCAACTCTTCATTCTCTTCTTACACCTCCACACATATCTCCCAACATCTTACGCCGTGCCGTACAGGGCGTCGGTATCGTTGGTGACGGTCCAGACAACGGACGAGTTGTTCACATCGTCACCGTAATAGGCATTGAAGGTTTGTTGGTATCGAATCCCTTTGGGACCGGTGACCGCCGGGCTTTTGCGCTGCAACTGCATTTCCGGAAACAAGACGGACAATTCATGCGCACCACGCACCCAGCGCAGTTCAAGTGATGTTTCCACTTTGTCGCGGCCCAAAATATAATTGTCCGAGTTGGTGAAAAACGTGGTCAGATTCCCGGTCACCGCCATTTTACCGGGTTTGGCGTCGGCCCGCTTGCCACCCCCACCAATGGCGAACATGTCTTCATCGAGTCCGAACCCGATATTCAACGAGATGTCGGCACAGATCCCGACCTCGACGCCTCCCATGAAGACGGTGGCATTACTGTTTTGATAGGGAAGATAGGTATACTCGGTCGGTGTGGCATCATAGGCGGCCTGCGAATAACCTTCATCGCGGCCCACGATATCAATATTGCTCGTAAGTTCGCCCTGCGTCCCGACTTGGCAGGAAAGATTCGACATCCGACAACCGTTATAGAGATAGTATTCCGTGCCACCGATTCCCGTTTCCACGAGGAACGACGGCATGGTAAGCCCCTTGACTTTAAAGGTGTAGATGTACGGCCCGGTCCCGGTCTTTGTGGGGATACCGAACCCGGCACGCAACCAGTTTCCATAAGCGTAGACATCCATGGGAACGGCAATCTTGCCCTTCACATCAAGCCGTTCATCATACGGCTCGACCGGATCCCGGCGACCGTTCAACGTCGTATCTTCACCCTGTGCAACCTCGGCGGAAATCTCGTTCGATTTAAACGGCATTTGTATACCGTTGACTGTCCCCGGCGAGACTCCATACTCATTTTCGAAATCCAGAATCGTCGTGGCATCAATACCACCCAACACATCCAGCGCCATATTACCCCCTCACGCCGAGCGTGATCGGCTCGACGACGTGCAGCACCATGGCCCGCTCAATGAGCGGGAAATCCATAAAATTACAGGCGGATTTTACGGCCCGCAAAACCCGCCCCGCCAACAACGGACGAACCGCCGCCAACACCTTGGGCGCAAATTCACGAATGATACGGCGTTCACCGATATACGTGGTGATGGCGCCGACGGTTTCGGTTGTATCGTCGGCCACACCGAGAATAAGCCGGATACCGTAGGTGGTGGTGCGCCGGTCTTCATCGTACAACTCGTCAACCTCCGGATCCGGAGCCACCACGACATACGGTGCCGCTGTCACGCCGGGGAGATCGCGCATATTGATCCCGGCGGACAACTCCAGCTCCTTGCCGTAGGTGCTCGTGGCCCACGTGTTGAGGGCCAGATCATCGCGAAGCGCTTCCGTGATCGACTCGACATAGTCCCAGCTATCGCTCATGTTCTTCCCCAGTAATTGAACATCACACCGGATACGAGCGCGAAAACACGTTCTTCTATCCAGCGCGGAATGTCGCGCTCTCTCGCTTCGAACACCGGTCGGACTGCAGGACGCGGCGGACGGTGAATAAACTGAGTGTTTTTATTCAAAATAATCCCAGCCCCGGCGTACATACGCCGCATTTTGGGTGTAACGGCCAGGTCTTGTCCTTTGGCATGCCTCCACGCCCACATTGACGCCGATTTCCCCAGCCAACCAACATGAGCGCTCATCGTTCCGGGTTCATAGAGATATCCGGCAGCTCTACCGAGCCGACCATAGAAGCCGGTTTTTATCCTGGTGTTGCGAGGTTTTTTGTAGGCCGTAAACCGCTGTTTGCCATCGCCAGCGAGCAGTTCCGCGTCCTTATTGCGAACCGGCTTCACACGCTTACGTGATGCGCGAACTTGACGAATATCATCAAGCAAACCATATTTATGCACATCGGATAATGGTTGCCATGTTTCTCCCCCCGGAGCACCGGCCGCGATCCCTTCTTTGATTTCCTTTTGCAGACGCCACGCAACATGGCGTAAGGCACGACTCGTTTCATTCGGCAATACTTCTGCTAAATGCTG includes these proteins:
- a CDS encoding phage tail tube protein, whose product is MALDVLGGIDATTILDFENEYGVSPGTVNGIQMPFKSNEISAEVAQGEDTTLNGRRDPVEPYDERLDVKGKIAVPMDVYAYGNWLRAGFGIPTKTGTGPYIYTFKVKGLTMPSFLVETGIGGTEYYLYNGCRMSNLSCQVGTQGELTSNIDIVGRDEGYSQAAYDATPTEYTYLPYQNSNATVFMGGVEVGICADISLNIGFGLDEDMFAIGGGGKRADAKPGKMAVTGNLTTFFTNSDNYILGRDKVETSLELRWVRGAHELSVLFPEMQLQRKSPAVTGPKGIRYQQTFNAYYGDDVNNSSVVWTVTNDTDALYGTA